A region from the Coturnix japonica isolate 7356 chromosome 28, Coturnix japonica 2.1, whole genome shotgun sequence genome encodes:
- the PLPPR3 gene encoding phospholipid phosphatase-related protein type 3 has product MFPRQTSSGGSSRSQLPGLATAGGDFCSTEGAPPRTMISPKDKAKAPKDSMTLLPCFYFVELPIVASSIVTLYFLELTDLFKPAKVGFQCHDRALSMPYVESSEELIPLLMLLSLAFAAPAASIMLGEGLVYCLQSRLKGRSGTEGSINAGGCNFNSFLRRTVRFVGVHVFGLCATALVTDVIQLATGYHAPFFLTVCKPNYTLLGTPCDANPYITQDICAGTDKHAILSARKTFPSQHATLSAFAAVYVSMYFNSTISDSTKLLKPILVFAFAIAAGICGLTQITQYRSHPTDVYVGFLIGAGIAAYLAYHAVGNFRAPTERVPAPAPAKDALRVLTQRGHDAVYQQNKSVSTDELTPRLEEEEGAAVRPVPRDKNSLGSLKRASVDVDLLAPRSPMAKENMVTFSNTLPRVSTPSMEDAARRHMTIHVPLDASRSKQLISEWKQKAMEGRGGDEVEEEVPPALYPTVQARPERAALGPRVLLPPRPGAAPLVHIPEESTAGGGAAMRAKWVMVAEKSAPRAANPPRLMQVIAMSKPQGAAPSTPKHSETSSSSTSSDSSQYRSPSERDSSSIVTIDAHAPHHPVVHLNAGNGPWEWKAAPKAAEDGYELGEVGKEFRAFHPAKSAGVSPGSSLSDVEQDEPRYGSLAAIHGAAGGAERGDVSEGLLGAASREATLRRKVAERDVLTDCDADGFYRKMPAGRRFKD; this is encoded by the exons ATGTTCCCAAGACAAACAAGTTCAGGAGGAAGCAGCCGGTCCCAGCTGCCAGGTCTGGCAACAGCAGGAGGggatttctgcagcactgaggg GGCCCCCCCCAGGACCATGATCTCCCCGAAGGACAAGGCCAAGGCTCCCAAGGACAGCATGACGCTCCTGCCCTGCTTCTACTTCGTGGAG CTGCCCATCGTGGCCTCCTCCATCGTGACGCTGTATTTCCTGGAGCTCACCGACCTCTTCAAGCCGGCCAAGGTGGGCTTCCAATGCCACGATCGCGCGCTCTCCATGCCCTACGTGGAGAGCAGTGAGGAGCTCATCCCGTTGCTCATGCTGCTCAGCCTCGCCTTCGCCGCCCCAGCCGCCTCG ATCATGCTCGGGGAGGGCCTGGTGTATTGCCTGCAGTCCCGGCTGAAGGGTCGCAGTGGCACCGAGGGGAGCATCAATGCAGGAGGCTGCAACTTCAATTCCTTCCTGCGCCGCACCGTAAGGTTTGTGG GTGTCCATGTCTTCGGGCTCTGTGCCACTGCGTTGGTCACCGATGTCATCCAGTTGGCCACCGGATACCACgctcctttctttcttactgtctGCAAACCCAACTACACGCTGCTGGGCACACCCTGCGACGCCAACCCTTACATCACACAGGATATCTGTGCCGGCACCGACAAACACGCCATCCTGTCTGCCAG GAAGACTTTCCCATCCCAGCACGCCACGCTGTCCGCCTTCGCCGCTGTCTATGTGTCG ATGTACTTCAACTCCACCATCTCAGACAGCACCAAGCTCCTGAAGCCCATCTTGGTCTTCGCCTTCGCCATCGCCGCCGGTATCTGCGGGTTGACCCAGATCACTCAGTACCGCAGCCATCCCACCGATGTCTACGTGGGTTTCCTCATCGGCGCCGGCATCGCCGCTTACCTG GCTTACCACGCAGTGGGCAACTTCCGTGCCCCCACCGAGAGGgtcccagctccagctccagccaaGGACGCTCTCCGTGTTCTGACACAACGCGGCCACGACGCCGTGTACCAGCAGAACAAATCAGTGAGCACCGATGAACTGACCCCgcggctggaggaggaggagggggcggcCGTGAGACCGGTACCACGCGATAAGAACTCATTGGGCAGCCTGAAACGTGCCAGCGTGGACGTGGATCTGCTGGCACCGCGCAGCCCCATGGCCAAGGAGAACATGGTGACCTTCAGTAACACGCTGCCACGCGTCAGCACGCCTTCCATGGAGGACGCGGCGCGGCGGCACATGACCATCCACGTACCATTGGATGCATCGCGCTCCAAGCAGCTCATCTCCGAATGGAAGCAGAAGGCGATGGAGGGACGAGGAGGGGAcgaggtggaggaggaggtgcCCCCGGCGTTGTACCCTACGGTGCAGGCTCGCCCTGAGCGCGCAGCTTTAGGCCCACGGGTGCTGCTCCCGCCCCGTCCCGGTGCTGCACCGTTAGTGCACATCCCCGAGGAGAGCAcggcgggcggcggggcagCGATGAGAGCCAAGTGGGTGATGGTGGCTGAGAAAAGCGCCCCCCGTGCAGCCAACCCCCCCCGGTTAATGCAGGTGATCGCCATGTCCAAACCACAAGGCGCTGCTCCCAGCACCCCAAAGCATTCGGAAACATCCTCGTCCTCCACCAGCTCCGACTCGTCGCAATATCGCTCGCCATCGGAACGTGACAGCTCCAGCATCGTCACCATCGATGCTCATGCTCCTCATCACCCCGTGGTGCATCTCAATGCTGGCAATGGGCCTTGGGAATGGAAGGCGGCCCCTAAAGCTGCTGAGGATGGATACGAGCTGGGAGAGGTGGGGAAGGAATTCCGTGCCTTCCACCCGGCCAAGAGTGCCGGTGTGTCACCTGGATCCTCATTGAGTGACGTGGAGCAGGATGAGCCGCGTTACGGCAGCCTGGCTGCCATCCATGGGGCAGCGGGGGGTGCTGAGAGGGGGGATGTGAGTGAGGGGCTGCTGGGCGCTGCCAGCCGGGAGGCCACGCTGCGCAGGAAGGTGGCTGAGCGCGATGTGCTGACGGACTGCGATGCTGACGGCTTCTATAGGAAGATGCCGGCAGGGAGGAGGTTTAAGGACTGA
- the CFD gene encoding complement factor D gives MGPSAAASSVLILLLLLGAVVDAQPRGRILRGWEAQPHLRPYMASLQLDGKHICGGFLIAPQWVLSAAHCTEQMGDKHFQVLLGAHSLSAPEPHKRLYNVKAQIAHPGSNIHNNRDDLLLLQLEEKAELNEHVKVLPFQREDREVAADTLCDTAGWGTITHSGKRPDRLQEVQRPVISRELCNHRTRHDRTITEKMMCTDSNKKDTCKGDSGGPLVCNGVAEGVVTAGSRVCGNYKKPAIYTRIAPYAEWIDSIMASRDGDEDVATR, from the exons ATGGGGCCGAGCGCTGCTGCGAGCTCTGtcctcatcctgctgctgctgctgggggccgTGGTGGATG cacagccccgGGGGAGGATCCTGAGGGGTTGGGAGGCTCAGCCCCATCTACGGCCCTATATGGCCTCACTGCAGCTGGATGGGAAGCACATCTGTGGGGGATTCCTCATCGCCCCGCAGTGGGTGCTGAGCGCCGCCCACTGCACCGAGCAGAT GGGAGATAAACACttccaggtgctgctgggtgctcatTCACTGTCAGCTCCGGAGCCCCATAAGCGGCTTTACAACGTGAAAGCACAAATCGCCCACCCCGGCAGCAACATCCATAATAACAGGGACgacctcctgctgctccag ctggaggagaaagCGGAGCTGAACGAGCACGTGAAGGTGCTGCCATTTCAACGCGAGGACAGGGAGGTGGCGGCCGACACGCTTTGCGATACAGCGGGATGGGGGACGATAACGCACAGCGGGAAGAGGCCGGATCGGTTGCAAGAGGTTCAGAGGCCGGTGATAAGCAGAGAGCTTTGCAACCATCGCACCCGACACGACCGCACCATCACTGAGAAGATGATGTGCACAGACTCCAATAAGAAGGATACCTGCAAG GGTGATTCCGGGGGTCCTTTGGTCTGCAATGGTGTGGCTGAAGGGGTGGTGACGGCTGGATCTCGTGTCTGTGGCAACTATAAGAAGCCGGCCATCTACACCCGCATTGCGCCCTATGCTGAATGGATTGACAGCATCAtggcctccagggatggggatgaggacGTGGCCACACGTTGA